A part of Salmo trutta chromosome 15, fSalTru1.1, whole genome shotgun sequence genomic DNA contains:
- the LOC115148607 gene encoding tripartite motif-containing protein 16-like isoform X2, producing MATSMDSISCSICLDPLKDPVAIPCGHSYCMGCIKDYWDQDYQKGVYSCPQCRQTFIPRPVLNTNTLLTELVESLKKTGQAAPLDHCYAGPGDVECDVCTRRKLKAVKSCLECLASYCETHLQPHYESPTFKKHKLVKASTQLQEKICSRHDKLLEMYCRTDQQIICYLCMIGDHKGHDTVSAESERVERQRQQGEKQRIQKIKKEMQEVRRSVKSLKRSAQAAVEESEKIFTELICTFERRCSEVKELIKAQEKAAVSQAEGLLKQLEQEIAKLRKRDAELEQLSHTEDHIHFLQTLQSLCVPPGSEALLSITVNQHVSFEDVKKSVSELKNQIEVICSGEIALISAKMTKVQIFPPVEPCCLTSFSTPQSDLLVGELASCRNDATLQKIRPEPKTREEFLEYSCQLTLDPNTANNWLCLSEGNRKVTWSPWSNKAQPYPDHPDRFSSYEQVLCREGLSGTCYWEVEWSAFKAYIAISYKGIGRIGRGDECWFGGNDQSWSLVCCSILGCYFYHNNKRTATRVPRSSRIVGVYLDHRAGTLSFYSVSDTMTLLHRVQTTFNQPLYPGFWIYAGSSVKILNQ from the exons ATGGCAACATCCATGGATTCGATCAGTTGTTCGATCTGCCTGGATCCACTGAAGGATCCTGTAGCTATTCCCTGTGGACACAGCTACTGTATGGGTTGTATTAAGGATTACTGGGATCAGGATTACCAGAAGGGTGTCTACAGCTGCCCGCAGTGCAGACAGACTTTCATTCCAAGGCCTGTTCTAAACACGAACACTCTGCTGACTGAATTGGTGGAGAGTCTAAAGAAGACAGGACAAGCTGCTCCTCTTGATCACTGTtatgctggacctggagatgtggaGTGTGACGTCTGCACTAGGAGAAAACTCAAAGCTGTCAAGTCCTGTCTGGAGTGTCTGGCCTCCTATTGTGAGACTCACCTTCAACCTCACTATGAATCACCTACATTtaagaagcacaagctggtcaaagcctccacacaactacaggagaagattTGCTCTCGTCATGACAAGCTGCTGGAAATGTACTGCCGTACCGATCAGCAAATTATCTGTTACCTCTGTATGATAGGTGATCATAAAGGCCACGATACAGTGTCAGCTGAATCAGAAAGGGTTGAGAGACAG AGGCagcagggggagaaacagagaatcCAGAAGATAAAGAAAGAGATGCAGGAGGTGAGACGTTCTGTGAAGTCACTGAAG CGGTCTGCACAGGCAGCAGTAGAGGAGAGTGAGAAGATCTTTACTGAGCTAATCTGCACCTTTGAGAGAAGGTGttctgaggtgaaggagctgatcaaaGCCCAGGAGAAAGCAGCAGTGAGTCAGGCTGAAGGACTTCTGAAGCAACTGGAGCAGGAGATAGCCAAGCTGAGGAAGAGAGACGCTGAGCTGGAGCAGCTttcacacacagaggatcacattcATTTCCTCCAG ACTTTGCAGTCCCTCTGTGTCCCTCCTGGATCTGAGGCCTTACTGAGCATCACTGTCAACCAACATGTCTCTTTTGAGGATGTGAAGAAATCAGTGTCTGAGCTGAAAAATCAAATAGAAGTTATCTGCTCTGGGGAAATTGCCTTGATCTCTGCAAAAA TGACAAAAGTCCAGATTTTTCCACCCGTTGAGCCCTGTTGTCTCACGTCATTCAGCACGCCTCAGTCTGATCTGTTAGTTGGTGAACTAGCGTCATGTAGAAATGATGCCACCTTACAGAAGATAAGGCCTGAACCCAAGACCAGAGAAGAGTTCTTGGAAT ATTCCTGCCAGCTCACATTGGATCCCAACACCGCTAATAACTGGCTGTGTCTGTCAGAGGGGAATAGGAAGGTGACGTGGAGTCCATGGAGTAATAAGGCCCAGCCTtatcctgaccatccagacagattttCCTCCTATGAACAAGTCCTatgtagagagggtctgtctggaacctgctactgggaggtagagtggagtgcaTTCAAGGCTTATATAGCCATCTCATATAAAGGGATTGGCAGAATAGGACGTGGTGATGAGTGTTGGTTTGGAGGCAATGATCAGTCCTGGAGTTTGGTGTGTTGTTCTATCCTTGGCTGTTATTTCTACCACAATAACAAACGGACTGCCACACGTGTACCCCGCTCTTCCAGAAtagtaggagtgtacctggacCACAGGGCAGgaactctgtccttctacagcgtctctgacacaatgaccctcctccacagagttCAGACCACATTTAAtcagcccctctatcctgggttcTGGATTTATGCTGGATCATCTGTAAAGATACTGAACCAGTGA
- the LOC115148607 gene encoding tripartite motif-containing protein 16-like isoform X1 — protein sequence MATSMDSISCSICLDPLKDPVAIPCGHSYCMGCIKDYWDQDYQKGVYSCPQCRQTFIPRPVLNTNTLLTELVESLKKTGQAAPLDHCYAGPGDVECDVCTRRKLKAVKSCLECLASYCETHLQPHYESPTFKKHKLVKASTQLQEKICSRHDKLLEMYCRTDQQIICYLCMIGDHKGHDTVSAESERVERQRQQGEKQRIQKIKKEMQEVRRSVKSLKRSAQAAVEESEKIFTELICTFERRCSEVKELIKAQEKAAVSQAEGLLKQLEQEIAKLRKRDAELEQLSHTEDHIHFLQVTSLVSLSTATLQSLCVPPGSEALLSITVNQHVSFEDVKKSVSELKNQIEVICSGEIALISAKMTKVQIFPPVEPCCLTSFSTPQSDLLVGELASCRNDATLQKIRPEPKTREEFLEYSCQLTLDPNTANNWLCLSEGNRKVTWSPWSNKAQPYPDHPDRFSSYEQVLCREGLSGTCYWEVEWSAFKAYIAISYKGIGRIGRGDECWFGGNDQSWSLVCCSILGCYFYHNNKRTATRVPRSSRIVGVYLDHRAGTLSFYSVSDTMTLLHRVQTTFNQPLYPGFWIYAGSSVKILNQ from the exons ATGGCAACATCCATGGATTCGATCAGTTGTTCGATCTGCCTGGATCCACTGAAGGATCCTGTAGCTATTCCCTGTGGACACAGCTACTGTATGGGTTGTATTAAGGATTACTGGGATCAGGATTACCAGAAGGGTGTCTACAGCTGCCCGCAGTGCAGACAGACTTTCATTCCAAGGCCTGTTCTAAACACGAACACTCTGCTGACTGAATTGGTGGAGAGTCTAAAGAAGACAGGACAAGCTGCTCCTCTTGATCACTGTtatgctggacctggagatgtggaGTGTGACGTCTGCACTAGGAGAAAACTCAAAGCTGTCAAGTCCTGTCTGGAGTGTCTGGCCTCCTATTGTGAGACTCACCTTCAACCTCACTATGAATCACCTACATTtaagaagcacaagctggtcaaagcctccacacaactacaggagaagattTGCTCTCGTCATGACAAGCTGCTGGAAATGTACTGCCGTACCGATCAGCAAATTATCTGTTACCTCTGTATGATAGGTGATCATAAAGGCCACGATACAGTGTCAGCTGAATCAGAAAGGGTTGAGAGACAG AGGCagcagggggagaaacagagaatcCAGAAGATAAAGAAAGAGATGCAGGAGGTGAGACGTTCTGTGAAGTCACTGAAG CGGTCTGCACAGGCAGCAGTAGAGGAGAGTGAGAAGATCTTTACTGAGCTAATCTGCACCTTTGAGAGAAGGTGttctgaggtgaaggagctgatcaaaGCCCAGGAGAAAGCAGCAGTGAGTCAGGCTGAAGGACTTCTGAAGCAACTGGAGCAGGAGATAGCCAAGCTGAGGAAGAGAGACGCTGAGCTGGAGCAGCTttcacacacagaggatcacattcATTTCCTCCAGGTGACATCACTGGTTTCGCTCTCCACAGCA ACTTTGCAGTCCCTCTGTGTCCCTCCTGGATCTGAGGCCTTACTGAGCATCACTGTCAACCAACATGTCTCTTTTGAGGATGTGAAGAAATCAGTGTCTGAGCTGAAAAATCAAATAGAAGTTATCTGCTCTGGGGAAATTGCCTTGATCTCTGCAAAAA TGACAAAAGTCCAGATTTTTCCACCCGTTGAGCCCTGTTGTCTCACGTCATTCAGCACGCCTCAGTCTGATCTGTTAGTTGGTGAACTAGCGTCATGTAGAAATGATGCCACCTTACAGAAGATAAGGCCTGAACCCAAGACCAGAGAAGAGTTCTTGGAAT ATTCCTGCCAGCTCACATTGGATCCCAACACCGCTAATAACTGGCTGTGTCTGTCAGAGGGGAATAGGAAGGTGACGTGGAGTCCATGGAGTAATAAGGCCCAGCCTtatcctgaccatccagacagattttCCTCCTATGAACAAGTCCTatgtagagagggtctgtctggaacctgctactgggaggtagagtggagtgcaTTCAAGGCTTATATAGCCATCTCATATAAAGGGATTGGCAGAATAGGACGTGGTGATGAGTGTTGGTTTGGAGGCAATGATCAGTCCTGGAGTTTGGTGTGTTGTTCTATCCTTGGCTGTTATTTCTACCACAATAACAAACGGACTGCCACACGTGTACCCCGCTCTTCCAGAAtagtaggagtgtacctggacCACAGGGCAGgaactctgtccttctacagcgtctctgacacaatgaccctcctccacagagttCAGACCACATTTAAtcagcccctctatcctgggttcTGGATTTATGCTGGATCATCTGTAAAGATACTGAACCAGTGA
- the LOC115148607 gene encoding E3 ubiquitin/ISG15 ligase TRIM25-like isoform X3 has product MATSMDSISCSICLDPLKDPVAIPCGHSYCMGCIKDYWDQDYQKGVYSCPQCRQTFIPRPVLNTNTLLTELVESLKKTGQAAPLDHCYAGPGDVECDVCTRRKLKAVKSCLECLASYCETHLQPHYESPTFKKHKLVKASTQLQEKICSRHDKLLEMYCRTDQQIICYLCMIGDHKGHDTVSAESERVERQRQQGEKQRIQKIKKEMQEVRRSVKSLKRSAQAAVEESEKIFTELICTFERRCSEVKELIKAQEKAAVSQAEGLLKQLEQEIAKLRKRDAELEQLSHTEDHIHFLQ; this is encoded by the exons ATGGCAACATCCATGGATTCGATCAGTTGTTCGATCTGCCTGGATCCACTGAAGGATCCTGTAGCTATTCCCTGTGGACACAGCTACTGTATGGGTTGTATTAAGGATTACTGGGATCAGGATTACCAGAAGGGTGTCTACAGCTGCCCGCAGTGCAGACAGACTTTCATTCCAAGGCCTGTTCTAAACACGAACACTCTGCTGACTGAATTGGTGGAGAGTCTAAAGAAGACAGGACAAGCTGCTCCTCTTGATCACTGTtatgctggacctggagatgtggaGTGTGACGTCTGCACTAGGAGAAAACTCAAAGCTGTCAAGTCCTGTCTGGAGTGTCTGGCCTCCTATTGTGAGACTCACCTTCAACCTCACTATGAATCACCTACATTtaagaagcacaagctggtcaaagcctccacacaactacaggagaagattTGCTCTCGTCATGACAAGCTGCTGGAAATGTACTGCCGTACCGATCAGCAAATTATCTGTTACCTCTGTATGATAGGTGATCATAAAGGCCACGATACAGTGTCAGCTGAATCAGAAAGGGTTGAGAGACAG AGGCagcagggggagaaacagagaatcCAGAAGATAAAGAAAGAGATGCAGGAGGTGAGACGTTCTGTGAAGTCACTGAAG CGGTCTGCACAGGCAGCAGTAGAGGAGAGTGAGAAGATCTTTACTGAGCTAATCTGCACCTTTGAGAGAAGGTGttctgaggtgaaggagctgatcaaaGCCCAGGAGAAAGCAGCAGTGAGTCAGGCTGAAGGACTTCTGAAGCAACTGGAGCAGGAGATAGCCAAGCTGAGGAAGAGAGACGCTGAGCTGGAGCAGCTttcacacacagaggatcacattcATTTCCTCCAG TGA